GGTTGCTGGTCGAAACCGAGTCGTCTGTCGCCCCAGCAATGATTCCATCGAGAAAGTTCACACACTGATCCTGGCAGAGTGGGCTCGTCCCTCCCCGCTAGCAAAGGCCTCGCAGTGGGCGATCTCGGCGCTGTAGTCGCTTAGGTATAGATGAGTCTTGAAGCTGGCGCGTCGCTCACCAGTGTCGGTGGGGACAGACAGACTGGTATGTGACAGCCGCAACCCGCGACTCGCTTACCGAAGGAGTCAGAGCCAATGGCAGTTGAAATCACGCACGTGCGTTACGAGGGGCTTTCGAAGACGCACGAGGCCATCGTCAACTACAAGTGGAAGAACACCGTCAGCGCCGAGACGGGGAGCAGCGACAAGCCGACGATGGTCGACTGGATCGACAACAAGAATGGCGACGCCTACGTCGGCAGCGGCACAAGCCGCGTGAACGTCGGGACAGTTCACCCGGACACTGGTCGCCCCTACCTCCGCACCCACGCCGACGGCAAGTGGAACAACAACTTGCTGTCCCTGCCGACGTTCTGACAAACGGTGAGAGCCCCGGCGAACCTGTCACCCGAATCGACATGTTCGTCGGGGCCCCCCCGTGTCAACGCTCGACTGCAAGCCGGTCGCTGACCGCCACCGCGCCGCTGGTGAACGCCTCGAATTGGGCAATCTCCGCACTGTAGTCGCTCGGGTAGAGGTGCGAGTGGACGGTGTCCGTCGTCACGAGGGACACGTGGCCCATCCACCGGCTGAGCTTGTAGGGCGGGATACCCGCGGCGAGCACGAGGCTTGCGTAGGTGTGGCGGAGGTCGTGCCATCGCATCTTAGGTGGCAATCCGAGTTCCGGTAGCAGCGGCCGCATGTAGTACTGCAGGACAGACCCGCAGTCGATGTTGCGCGAAAAGTCGAGTCGACGGGAGCCGTTGCTCCGAGCCGGCCAGAACAGCGCGTCGGGATCGCCAGAGTGCGGGTGCTGCAGAACGCAGAGCTTGAGGTCCGCGATGAGCGACCGGTCCAGCAGCGGCACGTCGCGCCGACTCCGCGCTGACTTCGGCGTGCCGACTGTCCACTTGTAGTTGATCCGGCGGACGGTCTGCCGCACCTCAACGTGTGCACCGGTCGCTGACAGAACGACGTCGCGGATGCGTAGGCCTTGCACCTCGGCTGCGCGCAGACCGGTGAGCGCGCAGAACCGCACCAGCAGTCCGTACGGCTCCGTCGCGTCCATCGCTGCGCCGAGCGCGTCCACCTGCCCATTGGAGAGGAATACCGAAGCGAAGTCCTTGGTGTGGACGTTCTTCGGCAGCTCGACCGCCTCGCAAGGGTTATGCGAGATAAGCCGGTGCTTGGTGGCGTAGCGGAACACCTTGTTCAGTGCGACGAAGTGTCCTCGAACTTCTCGGATCGGCCGGCCAGGTCTGCGGTAGGAGCGCCACTGTCCTTCGCGTTCTTGGCAGAGGCCGCGTGCCGTTGCGCCTCACGCTTGACGGAGAAGGTCTTCTGTCGCTCTCGCCCGCCGTCTACCCAGCGGACCTCGTACGCGATACCGGTCGGAGAGCTCTTGCGCGGCACTTCGCGTATGTGCGCCATGTCATCGCACCGCCTTCGCCATGCGCGTGTCCGGGC
This region of Leifsonia sp. fls2-241-R2A-40a genomic DNA includes:
- a CDS encoding DUF3892 domain-containing protein codes for the protein MAVEITHVRYEGLSKTHEAIVNYKWKNTVSAETGSSDKPTMVDWIDNKNGDAYVGSGTSRVNVGTVHPDTGRPYLRTHADGKWNNNLLSLPTF
- a CDS encoding tyrosine-type recombinase/integrase, translating into MFRYATKHRLISHNPCEAVELPKNVHTKDFASVFLSNGQVDALGAAMDATEPYGLLVRFCALTGLRAAEVQGLRIRDVVLSATGAHVEVRQTVRRINYKWTVGTPKSARSRRDVPLLDRSLIADLKLCVLQHPHSGDPDALFWPARSNGSRRLDFSRNIDCGSVLQYYMRPLLPELGLPPKMRWHDLRHTYASLVLAAGIPPYKLSRWMGHVSLVTTDTVHSHLYPSDYSAEIAQFEAFTSGAVAVSDRLAVER